The Mytilus trossulus isolate FHL-02 chromosome 3, PNRI_Mtr1.1.1.hap1, whole genome shotgun sequence genome contains a region encoding:
- the LOC134712185 gene encoding uncharacterized protein LOC134712185 encodes MKRYRYSASQRTGWKRYLPLMYAFTAWNFFGYIAWHKIMKKTKEKHPEYDSLTHTQKALLVYGYGDSNAKTTKITLGRGMKVEEMTGKELFHKYSKEGEQEEKSVENVIEADE; translated from the exons ATGAAAAGATATAGGTATTCAGCTTCTCAAAGGACTGGATGGAAAAGATACCTGCCTTTAATGTATGCTTTTACTGCATGGAATTTCTTTGGCTATATAGCTtggcataaaataatgaagaaaactAAAGAGAAACATCCAGAATACGACTCTCTAACTCACA CACAAAAAGCATTATTAGTCTATGGATATGGTGATTCAAATGCAAAGACTACAAAAATTACCCTGGGTAGAGGCATGAAAGTGGAAGAAATGACAGGCAAAGAGTTATTTCACAAGTACAGTAAAGAAGGAGAGCAAGAAGAAAA GTCAgttgaaaatgttattgaagCAGATGAATGA
- the LOC134712184 gene encoding ribonuclease H2 subunit C-like — protein MSAVVIDVDSCNRAPDCKTHLLPCEISYNGQAKVEEYFASSIKQDKESQGLTSTFRGRPLDGEVKEVPSGYTGIILKETRKAYTDEEERKLIATHKFSNFHFWNLDKKTSQEDKLHQVIDWMEIANVLHSPVNSNSIPIKMEDS, from the exons atgagtGCCGTGGTAATAGACGTAGACTCTTGTAATAGGGCTCCGGATTGCAAAACTCACCTTTTACCGTGTGAGATTAGTTACAATGGTCAAGCAAAGGTAGAAGAATATTTTGCAAGCTCAATTAAGCAAGACAAGGAAAGtcaag GTTTGACATCTACGTTTAGAGGGAGGCCTCTTGATGGTGAAGTAAAGGAAGTCCCTTCAGGTTACACag gtatTATACTGAAAGAAACAAGAAAAGCTTATACAGATGAAGAAGAGAGAAAACTGATAGCAACACACAAATTCTCTAACTTTCATTTCTGGAATCTGGATAAAAAGACATCACAAGAGGATAAACTTCATCAGGTTATAGACTGGATGGAAATAGCTAACGTT TTGCATAGTCCTGTTAACTCCAATAGCATACCAATAAAAATGGAAGATAGTTAA